A genomic segment from Peribacillus sp. ACCC06369 encodes:
- a CDS encoding MurR/RpiR family transcriptional regulator, with translation MDLQQKVKEVFPDLSTGQKKVAKYLLVHSHTFAVTSAQKLGKDIGVSETTIIRFCYSLGLSGFAELQKLIRNQLIFESSSLNEYHSSKLEAANQPNFMAQVMGQDIVSIEKTIKNLSNEDFSKTIDKLAAADNVLVSGHRLSFSAAHWLTFTLRLVREEVHLYRPDTDDIFLLLNKMTENSVFVAISFHRYVKETVKITEMAKQAGAFVIGVTDSELAPIADFTDILLPISTPRTSTIDTAPVLFSLLNSLVAGVSIKDEQGFKERKAIYDAFNQDNYFF, from the coding sequence ATGGATTTACAGCAAAAAGTTAAAGAGGTGTTCCCTGATTTATCAACTGGCCAAAAAAAGGTAGCAAAATACTTGTTAGTACATTCACATACATTTGCAGTCACTTCAGCTCAAAAGCTCGGAAAAGATATAGGCGTGAGTGAAACGACCATCATCCGCTTTTGTTATTCATTGGGGTTAAGCGGATTTGCGGAACTTCAAAAACTTATTCGCAATCAGTTGATATTCGAGAGCAGCAGTTTGAATGAATATCATTCTTCAAAACTTGAAGCTGCGAATCAGCCAAACTTCATGGCTCAAGTGATGGGGCAGGATATCGTCAGCATCGAAAAGACAATCAAAAATTTATCAAATGAAGATTTCTCCAAAACAATTGATAAATTGGCGGCAGCAGACAATGTATTGGTATCAGGACATCGATTATCATTTTCGGCAGCACATTGGTTAACCTTTACGCTTAGGCTAGTAAGGGAAGAGGTCCATTTATATAGGCCGGATACAGATGATATTTTTTTATTGCTGAATAAAATGACTGAAAATTCCGTTTTTGTGGCCATTTCATTTCACCGTTATGTGAAAGAGACTGTGAAAATCACGGAAATGGCCAAACAAGCCGGGGCATTTGTTATTGGCGTTACGGATTCTGAACTGGCTCCAATTGCTGACTTCACTGACATTTTATTGCCCATTTCAACACCTAGGACTTCCACTATCGATACGGCACCGGTTTTATTCTCATTATTGAATAGTTTAGTAGCAGGTGTATCGATTAAAGATGAACAGGGTTTTAAAGAGAGAAAAGCTATATATGACGCGTTCAATCAAGACAATTATTTCTTTTGA
- a CDS encoding M20 peptidase aminoacylase family protein: MDITQSIEKLRPRIIDIFDHLHAHPETSWNEVNTTAFISNILRENQSTVKTFEDCTGVIGEIGDGNFTVGLRSDIDALWQEVHGTFQANHSCGHDGHMTLALGVFLVLKEMDFRPRGKLKFIFQPAEEKGTGALKMIEEKVLDDVDFLYGVHLRPVEEVKDGQAAPAIVHGAARFIKGEIVGTDAHGARPHQGQNAIEIGAAFITLLNGIHLNPSIPYSVKMTQFFAGGESSNIIPGRATFSLDLRAQDNAVMEELTRKVEKVAESLAIVHGVDVKLEPGTKVAAATVNDQAQEIMAEAIADTLGEENLVAPVITTGGEDFHFYTLKRPEIKATMLGLGCDLTPGLHHPNMTFNKDALLSGIEILTKAIILTFEKYGEGVHLHD, translated from the coding sequence ATGGATATCACACAATCAATCGAAAAATTAAGGCCGCGTATCATCGATATCTTCGACCATTTACACGCACATCCTGAAACGAGTTGGAATGAGGTGAATACGACAGCTTTCATTTCAAATATTTTAAGGGAAAATCAGTCTACGGTAAAAACATTCGAAGACTGTACAGGAGTGATTGGGGAAATCGGGGATGGGAATTTCACAGTCGGGTTACGATCGGATATCGATGCACTTTGGCAGGAGGTACATGGGACGTTTCAGGCCAATCATTCCTGTGGACACGATGGGCATATGACCTTGGCCCTTGGAGTATTCCTGGTATTGAAGGAAATGGACTTTCGACCAAGAGGTAAGCTGAAATTCATTTTTCAACCTGCTGAAGAAAAAGGTACAGGTGCCTTGAAGATGATTGAAGAAAAAGTTTTGGATGATGTGGATTTCCTTTATGGGGTGCACTTAAGGCCAGTCGAGGAAGTGAAGGATGGGCAGGCTGCACCAGCGATTGTACATGGAGCCGCCCGGTTCATTAAAGGAGAAATAGTGGGAACGGATGCACATGGAGCCAGACCGCATCAAGGACAAAATGCCATCGAGATAGGAGCGGCATTCATCACTTTGTTAAATGGGATCCATCTCAATCCATCCATCCCTTATTCAGTAAAAATGACGCAGTTTTTTGCTGGTGGTGAAAGTTCCAATATCATCCCGGGGAGAGCCACATTTTCATTGGATTTACGGGCTCAGGATAATGCAGTGATGGAAGAGCTCACCCGAAAAGTGGAAAAGGTTGCAGAATCTTTGGCCATTGTCCATGGAGTTGATGTGAAACTCGAACCGGGGACTAAAGTTGCTGCAGCAACCGTGAACGATCAAGCCCAGGAAATAATGGCTGAAGCGATAGCCGATACACTTGGGGAAGAAAATCTGGTAGCGCCAGTCATTACAACAGGAGGAGAAGATTTTCATTTTTATACGTTGAAAAGACCTGAAATCAAAGCGACGATGCTTGGATTGGGCTGTGATTTGACACCAGGGCTCCATCATCCGAACATGACGTTCAACAAAGATGCTTTGTTATCGGGAATTGAAATCCTGACAAAGGCCATCATTCTTACTTTCGAGAAATATGGAGAGGGGGTCCACTTACA